The Humulus lupulus chromosome 3, drHumLupu1.1, whole genome shotgun sequence genome window below encodes:
- the LOC133823008 gene encoding uncharacterized protein LOC133823008 produces the protein MSDSDSKASGSKTLENSPQPSDRPIDAEPQEGEKTREDPGYSENASSDSGGGERDEKGGENGDEGEGEEEGECGFCLFMKGGGCRESFIAWENCIEEAEKNKEDIVEKCFQVTGDLKKCMEAHADYYEPILRAEKAAEEEAIKELEKEAAANDSEQNVAVPEPSDSDSDNSQGISAEKHDG, from the coding sequence ATGTCCGATTCAGACTCTAAAGCCTCCGGATCCAAAACCCTAGAAAATTCACCGCAGCCTTCGGATCGCCCAATCGACGCGGAGCCCCAAGAGGGGGAAAAGACTCGAGAGGATCCGGGCTACTCAGAGAATGCAAGCTCCGACAGTGGAGGAGGAGAAAGAGATGAGAAAGGAGGAGAGAACGGCGACGAGGGGGAGGGGGAGGAAGAAGGTGAGTGTGGATTCTGTCTGTTCATGAAAGGAGGTGGTTGCAGAGAGAGCTTCATCGCTTGGGAGAATTGCATCGAAGAGGCCGAGAAGAACAAGGAGGACATTGTGGAGAAGTGCTTCCAGGTGACTGGCGACTTGAAGAAGTGTATGGAGGCTCACGCCGATTACTACGAGCCAATTTTGAGGGCAGAGAAGGCGGCGGAGGAGGAGGCCATCAAGGAATTGGAAAAAGAAGCAGCGGCAAATGATTCAGAACAGAATGTGGCTGTGCCTGAGCCTTCAGATTCCGATTCGGACAATTCCCAAGGCATTTCTGCTGAGAAGCATGACGGGTAG